A region of the bacterium genome:
AGGAGTTGAGCAAATGGCAGCTCAGCCAGGCTGAGCGGGCGAAAAGGATCGAGGCCAAGGCCGCGCAGCTGAAGCGTGAAAAGGCCGAAGCCAAGAAGAAGGAAGCCGAAGCGGCGCCTGCGGAAGAAAAAGCCGCCGAGTGATCCGATATTCATTGGCCCTGGCGGGAACACCATGACCCAAGCGCGCATGCCGGAGAACGTTCCGGAGTTTGTCGTCATCGGCAAAGTTCTGCGGCCGCACGGCGTGGAGGGCGAGTTGCGCTTGATGCCGCTGACGGAAAATCCCGAGCGGTTCCGGCAGCTGACCGCTGTTTTTCTCAACCGGGACGGCGGGCGTTGGCAGTTCCCGATCGCCGGCGTAAAGCTGTCGCAGGCCGCAGTGCTGATCCGTCTCCAGGGCATTGCCACGCGGACCGAAGCGGAAAACTGGCGGGGCAGCTTGGTGGAGATTGAAGCCAAAGACGTCCAACCGCTGGCGGAGGGCGAGCACTATTACTTTGAGCTGATCGGGATGACGGTCGAAAGCGAGAGCGGGCAAAAAGTGGGCATCGTCACCGACGTGCTCAGCTATCCGGCTCAGGACCTCTATGTCATCGAATCGGCAGGGCGAGAAATTCTGATCCCGGCGGTGCCGGCCATCGTACAGCGCGTGGACCTGAAGCGGCGGTTGATGGTGATTCATGCAATAGAGGGTTTGCTGGATTTGTAATGGCCACAACAGAAAACCAGATGAACATCCATGTCGTCGCAGCCTGTCCCAGGCTGTTGGACAGCCCTTTGAACCAAAGCATTTTGAAACGCGCGCAGGAGCGTGATCTGGTCAAGATCCATGTTCATGACCTTCGCGCCTATGCGCACGACAAACACCACCAGATCGACGACTATGACTTTGGCGGCGGGCCCGGCATGATCCTCAAGCCGGAGCCGTTGTTTCTCTGTTTCGAGGACCTATTCAAGCGCTTTGATTTGCAGGGCACGCCGGTGACCCTGTTGACGCCGGCCGGTCCTGTGTTTCAGCAGAAGAAGGCGATTCAGCTTTCGCTGCGCAAGAATCTGATTCTGCTATGCGGTCATTACAAAGGCATCGATGAACGGGTCATCGAGGCGTTTGTGACCGAAGAGCTGTCTATTGGAGATTATGTTCTGACCGGAGGCGAGATCGCCGCTGTGGTTGTCATCGATGCCGTGGTGCGGCTGTTGCCC
Encoded here:
- the rimM gene encoding 16S rRNA processing protein RimM — encoded protein: MTQARMPENVPEFVVIGKVLRPHGVEGELRLMPLTENPERFRQLTAVFLNRDGGRWQFPIAGVKLSQAAVLIRLQGIATRTEAENWRGSLVEIEAKDVQPLAEGEHYYFELIGMTVESESGQKVGIVTDVLSYPAQDLYVIESAGREILIPAVPAIVQRVDLKRRLMVIHAIEGLLDL
- the trmD gene encoding tRNA (guanosine(37)-N1)-methyltransferase TrmD, producing MNIHVVAACPRLLDSPLNQSILKRAQERDLVKIHVHDLRAYAHDKHHQIDDYDFGGGPGMILKPEPLFLCFEDLFKRFDLQGTPVTLLTPAGPVFQQKKAIQLSLRKNLILLCGHYKGIDERVIEAFVTEELSIGDYVLTGGEIAAVVVIDAVVRLLPGAINDIDSAEGDSFQSGLLDFPHYTRPSEVRGRKVPEILLSGDHEKINVWRREQSLQRTRERRPDLYAEYLENN